In Flavobacteriales bacterium, the genomic window ATTTTTCTGTGCTAAAAGAAAATTCGGAATCGGTAAAATGGTCGTATAGGTCTTGACTAATTCTCAGTTTTTGATGAAGTAAAAGATGTCCAAATTCGTGAGCCACGATGAATGTTTCTCGTTCAGTATCGATAATTGAAGGATGAAGAGCAATTGTATTTCTTTCGATATCGCAGATTCCAAGCAATTCTGAAGATGGTTTCAATCTTTTGAAGGTTACTCCATGGAAATCGTGCAAGTACTTTCTGATTCTAACTCGCGTGACAGCAAATCCTTGGACAAGGATTCTTGGGTCTAACTGATCAAGTTCGCGGTTTGCAATAACTTCAATTTGGGCCTTTGATAATCTGTCTAAATTGTAATCAGTTCGATATTCTTGTGACGTATCTGTGAAAGAGTTCGAAATCAGGAAATCAATATGAGCGACAATTTCGCGAATATCATCATCGAGATTTGGTTCATCATTATTGTTGCTGATAGTTGGTAACGGTTGATTGAGAAGCTTACGATTGGTTTTATGAAGAAGAATCTTGTAGTTGTCAACCGTTTCTCCTTGAATTACCATCATGTTGGTCGACTTAGCAATTTCTCGTGCTCCTTTTTGAAGTGGTGCATTGGAAATAAATACACCTTTTATGAAAGCCCCTTGATTTAAAACTTGCCTTATTTTGGAATGGAATTCTTCAAGATCGTCAACAGGGACTCGCTTCGCATAGTTTTTACATTCGATAAGGTAAAGGAGTGTGAATCTTTCAGAGTTTGGAGGCCAAACTTCAATTGAAAGGTCAAAGTGAATATTACTTTTACGTAGGTGCGAGTAGTAACTTTTTTGTTTCCGATTGTAAATTTTTATGCAATCAGAACGAAGACCTAAAGAACCTTTTTGAATTGAGTCCTTGATGATTTCAAGAGCACGTTCCTCAAAATCGTCACCTTTTTCAAGAGTGTTCACAGTGTAAAGTATTGTGTACCCGAAAGTAAAGGATAAATATTATCCTTCCAACTCACTCAATTCCAACCAGCGTAGTTCTTTCTCTTCCAACTCGTTGCTAACGCGTTGAAATTCTTCTGATACAGCCATCAGTTTTTCGTGGTCGTCTACGATTGCTTCGAGCTCTTCGGTGAGTTTAACCTTCTTGGCTTCCAGTTTTGGGATTTCAACTTCGAGCAATCCGAATTCGCGTTTTTCATTGAAACCCATTTTGCCTTTGGCGGCAAGACCTTCAGTTTCTTTTTGGGCTTTTTTCGCGTTAGCCGATTGTTTTTTGCGTTGATCTTCTTCCTCTTCGCGTGCAAAACGATATTGATCGTAGTTGCCTACAAATCCGCGGATCTTTCCGTTTCCTTCGAAGATGAAAAGCTGATCCACCAGCTTGTTCATGAAATGCCTGTCGTGCGTTACGATCAAGAGGCAACCTTCAAATTCCAGCAGGAAATCCTCTAGCACATTCAAGGACAGAATGTCGAGGTCGTTGGTCGGCTCATCCAAAATCAAGAAGTTCGGATTGGCCATCAAAACTGTCAGTAGATAAAGGCGTTTTTTCTCTCCACCACTCAGTTTCTCAACGTATTGGTAATGCTGATGTCGCGGGAAAAGAAAGCGTTCCAAGAGCTGTGCAGCCGAAATGGATTTACCTTTTTTGAGAGGAATATGATCGGCAATATCCGTGATCACCTCAATCACCCGTTTGCCATCTTTTATCTCTAAACCATCTTGACCGTAATAACCAACCTTCACGGTTTCTCCAATCACGATCTTGCCGCCATCGGGTTCAATCTGACCCAATATCATTTTCAATAAGGTCGATTTTCCGCAGCCATTGGCTCCCACAATTCCGATGCGTTCGCCTCTTCTGAATTTGAAATCGAAACCATCCATCAGCACGCGATCGCCATAGGCTTTACGCAAGCGATGCAATTCCAAGATCTTGCTGCCCATGCGCTGCATGTTCACCTCCATGGTCATTTCATCCTGTTTCAGGTTGGTTTTGGCCACTTTTTCGGTTTCGTAAAACGCGTCTTGCCTCGATTTTGATTTGGTGGTGCGCGCCTTGGGCTGTCTGCGCATCCAATCCAATTCTTTCCTGTAGAGATTCTGCGCCTTATCTACGTTGGCGTGCTCTACTTCTTGTCGGAGCGCGCGATTGGTCAGATAGGTCGAATAATTGCCTTTGTGCTTGTAGAGTTGTCCACCTTCCAATTCAATGATGGTATCGCAGACCTTATCCAAAAAGATCCTGTCGTGCGTTACCATCAAAATGGTTTTCTCAGGACCAGATAGAAAACCTTCCAACCACTCGATCATCTCAATGTCCAAGTGGTTCGTAGGCTCATCCAAGATCATCAGCTCGGGTTGCTCAATTAGCATTTTTGCCATTGCCACCCGTTTCACTTGTCCGCCCGAAAGCGTCTTTATCGGTTGGTCAAAATCTGTGATGTTGAGTGAAGTGAGAATCTCCTTTGCTTGAGCTTCAATATCCCAAGCGTTGTGGCGATCCATGGCATCAAACGAACGTTGCATGCGTTCAGAATCCGACTCATCAAGCATGGCCAACTCATATTCGCGAACCACCTGCATGATCTGATTGGTGGGATCGTAAACCGCATCCATTACCGTGTGTTCCGGATTCAGTTGTGGCTCCTGTGTCAGATAACCAACGCTGATCCCGTTACGATAGGTTGCTGTTCCCGAACCTTCCGATGGTTCCAATCCGGCCAAAATTCGCAAAAGCGAGGTTTTGCCTGTTCCATTCTTGGCTACCAGCGCCATTTTCTGTCCACGGTCAATACCAAAGGTCAGGTCTTTAAAAAGTACGCGCTCACCGTACGAACGGCTAAGATTTTCGGCTGATAGGTAATTCAAGGGAAGATGTCAGATTATAGAAGTCAGACTTCAGATTTCGGCCGCGAAGGTCGTTATTCTATTGCCGAGAAGCGCTATGTGAAATCAAGCTTTTGCCACTTTCAAAACCTTCTCCGCAATACTTGCTGCCGTAGCAGAAGCTTCACATTTCGCCAGTTCTTCAGGCGTTCCTTCAAACACAACAGTGCCGCCATTCTTGCCGCCTTCTGGGCCGAGGTCAATGACGTGGTCTGCACATTTAATGATGTCTGGATGATGTTCAATTAGAATAATGGTGTGTCCATTATCTAAAAGCGCGTTGAAGGCTTTCAGCAGTTTGTGAATATCGTGGAAGTGAAGTCCAGTAGTGGGTTCATCAAAGATGAAAAGCGTTTTTCCAGCATTCTTTCCTTTGGTGAGAAACGAAGCGAGTTTGATACGTTGCGCCTCACCGCCAGAGAGCGTACTGCTACTTTGTCCGAGTTGTACGTAACCAAGACCAACTTCTTGCAACGGAGCAATTTTTCGGGCCACTTTTGGATCGTGTTCTGCGAAGAATTCCATCGCTTCATCCACGGTCATGCTTAGCACATCGTGAATGGTTTTGTCTTGGAATTTGATCTCCAACACTTCCTGTTTGAAGCGTTGTCCTTCACAACTTTCGCATTTCATGATGATGTCTGCCATGAACTGCATTTCAATCTTCACTGTGCCTTCGCCTTCGCACACTTCGCAGCGGCCGCCAGCCACATTAAAGGAGAAATGCTTCGGTTTGTATCCGCGTAGCTGAGCAGCCTTCTGATCAGAAAAAAGTGTTCTGATCTCATCGTATGCCTTGATGTATGTAACTGGATTTGAACGCGTGGATCGACCGATCGGGTCCTGATCTACGAATTCTACATCTTCTATACGGTTCAGGTCGCCATCCAAGCGCTCAAATTGACCGGTTTTGTTGCTGTAGCTACCAAAACGCTTTTTGAGGGCAGGGTAGAGGATGCTTTTCATCAGCGTACTCTTTCCAGAACCGCTCACACCTGTAATAACGGAAAGACAGCCCAGCGGAAAAGTGACACTCACGTTCTTCAGATTATGCTGTCGCGCGCCAATAACTTCCAGTTTTCCTTTTGGCTTTCTTCGCGTTGCAGGAACGGGAATTTCCAGCTTGCCGCTCAAATATCCTGTGGTCAGCGTATCGGCCGATTTCATCATATCCTCCAATGTTCCTTGGAAAACAATTTCGCCACCGTGCGTTCCAGCTTCGGGACCGATGTCAACGATCATATCCGCAGCGCGCATGATGTCTTCATCGTGCTCAACCACAATCACGGTGTTTCCAATGTCGCGCAAGCGCTTAAGGATGGAAATCAACCTTTCGGTGTCTTTTGGATGAAGTCCGATGCTTGGTTCATCCAATATATACATGGAACCGACCAACGAACTTCCGAGCGAACTGGCCAAATGAATTCGCTGCGCTTCTCCTCCCGAAAGCGTTGCCGATTGTCGATTGAGATCGAGATAGCCCAAACCAACATCTTTCATATAACCCAATCTCGATGTGACTTCGGTCAGAATTCGCTTCGAGATCTCTCTTTCGCTATCGCTGAGTTGTAGTTGATCAAAGAATTCTGCCAACTCGTTTATCGGCATCAACACTAGATCAGATAAACTTTTGCCTCCCACTTTTACATAGGTTGCGTCTTTTCTCAGTTTGGTGCCTTTGCATTCTGGGCAAGTGGTTTTTCCGCGGTAGCGCGAAAGCATCACGCGGTATTGGATCTTGTAGCTGTTCTCTTCCAACATGCGGAAGAATGTGTTCAATCCATCGAAGTATTGATTGCCGTCCCAAAGCAACTGCAGTTGCTCATCAGTAAGTTCATACAGTGGTCGATGAATGGGAAAATCGAATTTATTAGCCGTTTGAACAAGCTGATTCTTGTATTGGCTCATGCTTTCGCCACGCCAACAGACAATGGCTTCTTCATAAATGCTGAGGCTGCGATCGGGCATTACTAGGTCATCATCAATGCCGATAATGTTTCCGAAACCTTCACATTTCTTACATGCTCCATAAGGATTATTGAAGCTGAAAAAGTGAACGGAAGGTTCTTCGAACCGCATTCCATCCGCTTCAAACTCAGTGCTGAATTCCGTTGTTTCGTCTTCCACCTGAATAGAACAACGGTTATTTCCTTCGGCAAGAGCTGTTCGGATGGCTTCCGCGATGCGTGTGTTTTCTTCTTTGGAATTGGTCACGAAGCGGTCGATGAGCACCGAAAGTTCGTTTCCTTCCGCTAAAAAGCTGCTTTCGTCAATGTTGTCAATTCGTTCCACAACTCCATTCAGTTTTACCCGCGTGTAGCCTTGATGCTTAAGAATGGTGAAGCGTTTGCTTAGCGCTTCTTTGGGCATCACACCAAAAGGTGAAAAAATCATCACTTTAGTGCCATCATCCAATTTGGTGATGAACTCCGCTATACTATCTACTGTGTGCCGTTTGACCTCTGTACCCGAGATAGGAGAGAAGGTCTTTCCGATCCTAGCGTACAGGAGTTTCAAGTAATCGTAAATCTCCGTAGTTGTTCCAACCGTTGAACGTGGGTTGCTCGATTTTACCTTCTGATTGATGGCAATGGCTGGCGAAACGCCAAGAATGGAGTCTACTTCAGGTTTATCGATCTTACCCAAGAACTGACGCGCATAGGCTGAAAGACTTTCGATGTAGCGTCTTTGCCCCTCAGCATACAGTGTATCGAACGCCAAGGTTGATTTGCCCGAACCAGAAAGCCCTGTAATGACGATCAATTTCTTGTGCGGTAGCACAAGGTCAATGTTTTTGAGGTTGTGCAGCCTAGCACCTTTAATGATGATGTTGTGTTTGGGACTTGGCTCTCCGTTCTCGGGCATTGTTGCAATAAGTGTTAAAAGGGTTGCAAATTTATCATTAGACAATGCGGGTTCGGAATTATCTTCTAATATTTGTCTCAATCAACAGCGAAAAAATATTTTAGCTGTTGCACAATAAGTAAAATACAGCTCCGTTAACGTAACAATTGGCCGCAAGGCTTTAACCAAAAAACCAACCGCATAAGGAAAACTTTACTCTAATAAGATTTTTTAAGTCTAACCTAAAAAGAGTGAAGCTATGCGAGTATCTGCCCTAAGTGACCAGGAGCTGGTCCGACTGTACATCCGAGGAGAAGAGATTTGTTTTGAAGAGTTGGTCAATCGCCACAAGGACAGGCTATTCACCTATTTGGTCTTACTATTGAAAGACCGAAAACTGGCCGAAGATTTCTTTCAAGACACCTTGGTCAAAGTGATCCACACCTTGAAATCAGGAAAGTACCTCGAAGAAGGTAAGTTCAGACCTTGGATGTTGCGCATTGCTCACAATCTGGTTATCGATCATTTCAGACGATTGAAGAAGATGCGCATGCAACATTCAACCGAAGAATTCGATGTGTTTGAGGTGATCAGCTGCGAAGATCTGAACCGCGAGGAAATGTATGTTCAGGAGCAGATCCATTCCGACCTTCGGAAATTGGTGACCATGCTGCCAGAAGATCAACGCGAGGTTTTGTTGATGCGTGTTTACGCAAAAATGCCTTTCAAGGAAATTGCTTGGGTAACTGAAGTAAGCATCAATACTGCGTTGGGTAGGATGCGATATGCACTTATCAATCTGCGCTTGCTGATGCAAGAACATAAGGTGAAACTGGTTGCTTGACCAACCAATATTAAGTACAGCGATGAAGCGCCCTGAGAGATCGGGGCGTTTTTTTTTCGTGTCGATATAATATATCTGAAACTGTGGCGTAATAAGAGTGTACCAAACAAACAGATATGCCTAAAACATTTACTCTACCGAAAGAATTACAAACCGCAAATGCTGCGCTCACGCAATATGAGCCTTGCGAGTTACTTTATCAGACTCAGCTCGTCAATTTTCTAAGCGAGGAATTTGAAGGAGCATCCTTTACACCAGATTCGAGCGTGATTGACCGCATTTTGGCTTACAGCAAAGCGGTTGAAGTGAAAGATTCGTCAACAATGGTTGATGGACTTCACATCGTGATGAATTAAGAACGATTTACGAACAGTTTCGAAAACGGGCCATCGAAAGATGGCCCGTTTTTTTGTTGTGCGGCATAGCAACCGAAAATGGGTGTCTCCGTCTGATACAGCGTCAAGCAACCAACATAAATTGACCTACCGATGAAACACTTTTCCTCACTATTTCTATTACTATTTGCCGGAATTTCGATGACTAGCGCGCAAAACTGCTGCAATGCGTTTGAAGCCAATTTCTCTTACAATCCAATGTCTGTTGATAACGGGATTGAATTTGTGAACCTATCCACTGGTAATTGGAGTTCCATTGTATGGAACTTCGGAGATGGTTCCACTTCGGATAATGAGAGCCCAAGCCACGTTTATAACGAGCCTGGAATTTACCAAGTATGTATTGTCACCGAGAACAACGATTGCAGAAGCGAATTGTGTTACGAAGTTGCCGTTGAAACTGCTGACGAATGCAACGATTTCCTAGCCGATTACCTGTGGAGTGTCAATCCAAGCAACAGCCTTGGTGTACAGTTTGAAAACATCAGCTCGCAGTCTTCTGACCGTTATATATGGCATTTTGGAGATGGAAGTTCATCAGACAACATGGAACCTTATCACGAATATGCCGAAACTGGAATGTATCAGGTTTGTCTTGTGCTCGAAACAAATGCTGGTTGTAGAAGCGAATATTGCCGCGAGGTTTGCGTAGTGGCTCCAGATCCTGAGCCTCCAACGGCAGCCAATTGCTGCGATGGATTTGAAGCAGCATTTAATTATTTCCCAACTCAAACCGAGAATAGAATTGAAATCCAAAACCAATCTGTTGGCGATTGGGATGCCATTGTCTGGAGTTTTGGGGACGGACAGACATCAACCCAGAACAGCCCCGATCACATTTATGGTCATCCAGGAATCTATCAGGTTTGCGTGGTGATTGAGAACAATGATGGATGTAGAAGCGAGTTGTGCTACGATGTGGCTGTAGAGACTTCTCCTGATCCGTGCAACGACTTCCTCGCTGACTTTGTTTGGCACGAGAACATTGATAGTCTCGGTATTCAGTTTGAGAACATCAGCCAAGGAGCACCTGGCGCATATATCTGGCATTTTGGAGATGGACATACCTCTCATGATTCTAGTCCTTACCACGAATACGAACACCCAGGTGTTTATCAGGTGTGCTTGGTAATTGAGAATGGAGATGGTTGTAGAAGCGAATATTGCCGCAGCGTTTGCGTGGAAGATTTCAATCCATGTGCTGATTTCGAAACATCTTTTACGTGGTCTCCGAGTTTCAACAGCGGTTTTTTAATTGAGTTTGATGGAATTTATTCGGGCCAGATCAATGATATCATTTGGCATTTTGGCGATGGTTCTACTTCGAATGATGAAAATCCTAACCATCAATACACGGAACCCGGATTGTATGAGGTTTGCTTGGTAATTGAGAATGTTGGAGGTTGCAGAAGCGAATATTGCCACACCATTGCTGTGGAAACCACGCCAGATCCGTGCGAAAATTTCGGAGCTGATTACGCTTGGGTTGTCGACTACGAGCATGGTGGCGTTCACTTCGAAAACCTGTCTACAGGAAATCCATCAAGCTATACTTGGCACTTTGGCGATGGTCACACTTCGCACGATCAGGAATTGACACATCCTTATGAGCATACGGGAGCTTACCAAGTTTGTTTGCATATTGAAAATGCAGACGGATGTTCCGCTGAATCATGTCAGATGGTATATCTGCCGTCTTACTTTTTCTATGTTGCCGCGCCTCTTGCAGTTTCAGATGTGGATGAACTCGCTACGATGAATGTTTATCCGAATCCGTTCGAAGATGTCCTTCGTTTTACAGAGCCAATAATTGGCACAATAGAGATTCTGGATGTTCAGGGAAGAATGGTTTTTAGCAAGCAGGTTTTTAGCATGAGTTCCGTCAACCTTTCTGAATTGAAATCAGGTCTTTACCTGATGAGAATCTCAGATGAGGATTCCATGAAAACGGTACGAATCGTAAAAAGATAAATCTCGTTAAGTCCCCAAAATTCGAAATCCGAAACAAGTCTCTTTGAGAGATTTGTTTCGGATTTTTTGTGCTTAGAATTTGGCTGTCAATTGTCTGTATAAACACGGCCTTGGCGCCACATATCAACTGCACTGTACCAACTGCTTTTGTAAATAGGCGAGCGATCCAATCGGAAATCGTTGTCGGTAAATGGATTGTCAATCTTGTAGAAAGTAACTCCGAGCGAAGATGGATTTTCTTCCTCGCCATAGATCCAGTGTTCCGAATTGGTGTTCTTATAAATGATGTTCGGTGGACCAAAAATGAGGTAGATCAAGCCTCGGTCGCTTTTCCAACCTTCAGTGAAACTGGAAAAGAATTGGTTGGAATTTTCCACTCTTGAATAGTACTTCTGAATAAGCAACTTAGCACGATCAGGATTTCCAGCCACTTTGAGCCAAAAGCGATCTACCTCAGCTTTCGGAAAATCGGCTTCTACCAATTGTTTGTATTCTGAATTGCTGTTGATGAAACGCAACGGTTCAATCAGGTCTTCCACCTTTTTAACGGAAGGAAATGTTTCGTCAAATCGGTAAAGCGTGAAGCCGTCCTTGGTGGTATCTGAAACCTGAAAATGGTAAAAGCCTTTTTCTGGAAGCAACAACGGTTGGCCAAAAGCGAGTTCAAAAATGCTATCAGCCTGATAATCGAATGCCTTTGGTGTTTCTACCGAAAACGGTGGTTTAGGTAATGGGAATTCGCGGTTATAGTATCGCACAATGGCTTTGTCTGCACCACTCACATGCGTGAGAATGAATTGCTCGTCCGCTTTCACATAATTCCGACCTAAAGGTTGATTGGAACCAGCCAATTTCAGCGTAAAGAATTGCCTGCAGTTCGGGTTGCGTCTGTCAATCTCGAAATAGCGTTTTATGCGCGAGTTTCTTCGAAGATCAACAAGATCGACCTTCAGCAACGATTGCTTCACCTTTGAAGGTTTCAATTCGATGATTCCGCTGATGGTCTTTCCTTGCAAAACCAACGAACTGTCAGCAAAGATCACCACCGAGCTGTCAATCAGTAATTTGCTTTCGAGTTGTGTGTAAACCTCGTAGCGAATTCGGAAGAATGAAGAATGGAATTCGCTTGTTGAGTTGAACAGATACAAAAGTTCGTTGGAATTGATGCGAAAATGAAGTTCAGTAACCGAATCATTCTTATGCAGCACATTGAATTCAGGATGAAGAAAAGATGCATCTGTATCGTACAGATAAGAAAGGTTCTGATTGGAGATGCGTTCGGTGTAGCAACCCGAAACAAAAACCACCAAACTGAGACAGGCAAGAATCCTACTGATCTTCATCTTCCAAACCTAAGATTTCGCTGGGAAGTTGCTTACTTGCCTTAGCGCCCATTTTCTTCAATTCTTCGGCACGTTTGACCAGATTCCCTGAGCCTTCAGATAGTTTTTTCATTCCTTCCTGATACACTTTTTGTGTGGAATCCAATCGGTCACCGATCTTTTTCATGTCTTCAATAAAGCCAACAAACTTGTCGTAAAGCAGGCCGCTCTGTTCCGCAATATCAATGGCATTTTTGGTCTGGCGGTCCTGTTTCCAAATGGAGGAAACAGTGCGCAATGTGGCAAGTAGCGTAGAAGGACTTACGATCACAATGCGTTTATCCCAAGCATAATTGAAGAGTTCATCATCAGCTCGAATCGATGCACTGAAGCTACTTTCAATGGGCATGAACATCAGCACGAATTCTGGGCTGTTCATCCCTTTTGATGTGTGATAATTCTTATCAGAAAGACCCTTGATGTGGTTTTTCACCGATAACACATGCGCTTTTATCCATTTGTCTGCTTCTGCATCATCATCCGAATTCACAAACCGTTCGTAAGCAACCAACGAGACTTTGCTGTCGATAATGATCTGCTTATTGTCTGGAAGTTGAATGACAACATCTGGAAAAAGTCTATCACCTTCATCATTATAGGTTGTTTCCTGAGTGGTGTATTCTTCACCTTTTATCAGGCCAGAACTTTCAAGAATCCGCTCCAAAATCAATTCGCCCCAATTTCCCTGTTTCTTACTATCTCCTTTCAGCGCAGCAGTTAGGTTGTGCGCTTCCTGACTGATTTCTTTATTGAGTTGATGAAGCAGTTTGATCTCGCCTTGCAACGAAGCACGTTCTTTTTGTTCATTATCATATTTCTCGTCCACTTTCTTTTCAAAATCCTTGATCCTGTCGCGAAGTGGTGTAAGAATACTCTCCAGATTTTCCTTGTTCTGATCGGTGAATTTCTTCGATTTCTCGTCCAATATTTTGTTGGCGAGATTCTCAAATTCGGTATTGAAACGCTTGTTCAGTTCCTCGAATTCCTTTTTCTGATCATTCTGCCTGTTCTCCTGGTCTTTGAAGTGCGTTCGTGCCGAAGCAAGACTTTGCTCCGTTTCAGACAATCGGTCTTGCGTTTCTTTCAGGTCCGCTTTCAGGATGTCGCGTTCTTCAGATAAACGTCTTTCGCCTTCAGCAAGTGTTGCTTTTTCGAGCTTCAGCTTCTCCAATTCGCCACTGTCCAATTCACTTGTTGTACCGCGTTTTCCAAGCAGAAAACCTACTGCCGCGCCAACCAAAATACCTACTATTAAAAATGCAAATTCCATTGGGCGATGAAGTTAGTTAATCGATAAGAGTTGATTGTGGAATCCGATCAGAAATAACTCACAATCCCGAAGTGGATCTTTCCGGCTCGGAAATCAATCGGGTTCTGGAACTGTTTTCCCAATGCGTAGTTGAGTGAGAATACTCCGATCTTGGTGAAGAAAGAAATACCCAAACCGAAGCCAAAAGGACGGTCAGTAATACGTTTGTTGGTAGAACGATTCTCGTAGTATGCGCCATCAAAGAAGGCAAACAGATAACTGTTCGGGTCGAGAAGAAATCGGTATTCGATGGTACCAATTCCGAACATGGTTGCGTAGATGGATTCTTCATCAAAACCACGAAGAGTTTTCAATCCACCAATTCGGAATGCCTCGCTTTCAAACAGGTTTTCGCTTCGCATGAAGCCGCCATTTGCCCTTATCATAATGGTACTTCGGTTCGGTATCGGAACGAAGTAAGCCACTTGCAGCACAGCATTCAATTGAAATGAATTCAGCTTCAGACCATCATATCTGCTCACTTCAATCGTTGCATCTGGCAATATCTTTTTGGCACCTGCGCTTGCTTCAGCATACAGGTCAAAACCTTTGCGTGGATTAAGTCGATAATCCAATCGTTGCATTTTATAACCGAAGCCGTAAAGTTGCGTCCGCGAGTCTACGTTATCGGGGTTTAATGTTGAAGAGGACAGAAGCGTTGATGTGGCCAACACATTGGTTGATCGGATGTCAGCAAAAATCTTGATGTGATCGTTTCCCATCAAGTGATATTGTACACCGATCACTCCTTTGAGGTTGAGATACAGCGAATCGCGTTTGTAAAGCTCAAACGTTCCATCCAAACCGAAAGCTGTATTGAAAAGAAACGGATAAGTGAGATGAACATTCAGGTTTTGGGTTCTAGCTTGAATCTTTTTCCACGAAAGATCGATCAATTCACCACGCTTGAATGCGCTAAGTAATTTCACGGTCAACTCACCTGTTATCAGCACTTTTCCTGGGTTTTCGCTGCTTGGCAATACGCCTAAAATGCCGTTAAACTGACTGGCACGTTTCTTATCCAAATACACATACAGATTGGCTTTCCCATCGCCAAAAACGACTTCAGGCGGTTTGACTTCTGACACAAAGGCAATTTCCTTCACACGTGTCGAAATCGGTTTGATCCGACTCTCGTTATACAATCCTTTGGGTTTGATCCCC contains:
- a CDS encoding BamA/TamA family outer membrane protein, with the protein product MSTLSAQQRKHLIIDQTVQHITDKKLNRLGQLKETYPDSVSTLKAITDLISALRSRGYPEAGIDQQVWKKDSAFFTLHTGVQYQFHTLNTGNVPDEVLRRIGYREKLFTETSMSGKRLVGLKKRIVGFYENHGHPFAEVALDSISLIDQQLSARLNLKKNQQFTIDSIIIKGTARIQPKYLQNYLGIKPKGLYNESRIKPISTRVKEIAFVSEVKPPEVVFGDGKANLYVYLDKKRASQFNGILGVLPSSENPGKVLITGELTVKLLSAFKRGELIDLSWKKIQARTQNLNVHLTYPFLFNTAFGLDGTFELYKRDSLYLNLKGVIGVQYHLMGNDHIKIFADIRSTNVLATSTLLSSSTLNPDNVDSRTQLYGFGYKMQRLDYRLNPRKGFDLYAEASAGAKKILPDATIEVSRYDGLKLNSFQLNAVLQVAYFVPIPNRSTIMIRANGGFMRSENLFESEAFRIGGLKTLRGFDEESIYATMFGIGTIEYRFLLDPNSYLFAFFDGAYYENRSTNKRITDRPFGFGLGISFFTKIGVFSLNYALGKQFQNPIDFRAGKIHFGIVSYF
- a CDS encoding GWxTD domain-containing protein; this encodes MKISRILACLSLVVFVSGCYTERISNQNLSYLYDTDASFLHPEFNVLHKNDSVTELHFRINSNELLYLFNSTSEFHSSFFRIRYEVYTQLESKLLIDSSVVIFADSSLVLQGKTISGIIELKPSKVKQSLLKVDLVDLRRNSRIKRYFEIDRRNPNCRQFFTLKLAGSNQPLGRNYVKADEQFILTHVSGADKAIVRYYNREFPLPKPPFSVETPKAFDYQADSIFELAFGQPLLLPEKGFYHFQVSDTTKDGFTLYRFDETFPSVKKVEDLIEPLRFINSNSEYKQLVEADFPKAEVDRFWLKVAGNPDRAKLLIQKYYSRVENSNQFFSSFTEGWKSDRGLIYLIFGPPNIIYKNTNSEHWIYGEEENPSSLGVTFYKIDNPFTDNDFRLDRSPIYKSSWYSAVDMWRQGRVYTDN
- the rmuC gene encoding DNA recombination protein RmuC is translated as MEFAFLIVGILVGAAVGFLLGKRGTTSELDSGELEKLKLEKATLAEGERRLSEERDILKADLKETQDRLSETEQSLASARTHFKDQENRQNDQKKEFEELNKRFNTEFENLANKILDEKSKKFTDQNKENLESILTPLRDRIKDFEKKVDEKYDNEQKERASLQGEIKLLHQLNKEISQEAHNLTAALKGDSKKQGNWGELILERILESSGLIKGEEYTTQETTYNDEGDRLFPDVVIQLPDNKQIIIDSKVSLVAYERFVNSDDDAEADKWIKAHVLSVKNHIKGLSDKNYHTSKGMNSPEFVLMFMPIESSFSASIRADDELFNYAWDKRIVIVSPSTLLATLRTVSSIWKQDRQTKNAIDIAEQSGLLYDKFVGFIEDMKKIGDRLDSTQKVYQEGMKKLSEGSGNLVKRAEELKKMGAKASKQLPSEILGLEDEDQ